In a genomic window of Thermoanaerobaculales bacterium:
- a CDS encoding transcriptional repressor, which yields MAQRPRTRDTRQRRLVYEAIRATTSHPTADWIFDRVRVTMPKISLGTVYRNLSVLRDEGLVREIFGTDRRAHYDANTRQHAHFICSECGAITDLHGIPEYEWRTLKELVGCEVTELRIEFAGVCATCRHRCEDPS from the coding sequence ATGGCTCAACGACCGCGGACCAGGGACACTCGGCAGCGCCGGCTGGTGTACGAGGCGATCCGAGCGACGACGAGCCATCCCACCGCCGACTGGATCTTTGATCGGGTCCGCGTCACCATGCCGAAGATCTCGCTCGGCACGGTCTACCGCAACCTCTCCGTCCTCAGGGACGAGGGCCTGGTCAGGGAGATCTTCGGCACCGACCGCCGCGCCCACTACGACGCGAACACCAGGCAGCATGCCCACTTCATCTGCTCGGAGTGCGGTGCGATCACCGACCTTCACGGCATTCCGGAGTACGAGTGGCGCACCCTCAAGGAGCTCGTCGGATGCGAGGTCACGGAGCTGCGCATCGAGTTCGCCGGAGTCTGCGCCACGTGTCGGCACCGATGCGAGGACCCGAGCTGA
- the radC gene encoding DNA repair protein RadC, translated as MASTMREMEPSQRPRERLLASGPTVLSDAELIAVLLRSGRRGHGAVDEAHRLLHDAGGLIHVARMDVRELTRRRGLGPAKASTLVAAIELGQRVLRDRLRDGRRLDTPDAAGDFLATRLARERREVFGFLSLDGRHRVIRVHEVTLGTRTQAPVDPAEVFRRALLDDAAALVVFHNHPSGDLEPSRDDLGLTRRLVDGGTVLGVSVHDHLIVAGSRWLSLRAVRPRLFEPAACRHD; from the coding sequence ATGGCGTCGACGATGCGCGAGATGGAGCCGTCGCAGCGGCCGCGCGAGCGGCTGCTCGCCTCGGGGCCGACGGTGCTGTCGGACGCCGAGCTGATCGCGGTGCTGCTGCGCTCGGGCCGCCGCGGCCACGGCGCGGTCGACGAGGCCCACCGGCTGCTGCACGATGCCGGCGGGCTGATCCACGTCGCCCGGATGGACGTCCGCGAGCTGACGCGGCGCCGCGGCCTCGGTCCGGCCAAGGCGTCGACCCTGGTGGCGGCGATTGAGCTCGGCCAGCGGGTGCTGCGGGACCGGCTGCGCGACGGCCGCCGCCTCGACACGCCCGATGCCGCCGGCGACTTCCTGGCGACCCGGCTCGCGCGCGAGCGCCGCGAGGTGTTCGGCTTCCTGAGCCTGGACGGCCGCCACCGAGTGATCCGCGTCCACGAGGTGACGCTGGGAACGCGGACCCAGGCGCCGGTCGACCCGGCCGAGGTCTTCCGGCGCGCCCTGCTCGACGACGCCGCCGCCCTGGTCGTCTTCCACAACCACCCGTCGGGCGACCTCGAGCCGAGCCGGGATGACCTCGGCCTGACCCGGCGGCTGGTCGACGGCGGCACCGTGCTCGGCGTCTCGGTCCACGACCACCTGATCGTGGCCGGCAGCCGCTGGCTCTCGCTGCGCGCGGTGCGGCCCCGCCTGTTCGAGCCCGCCGCCTGCCGTCACGATTGA
- a CDS encoding DUF4920 domain-containing protein, producing the protein MRRTVGALVVMIAVVGLASAGDIQGTIYGAGVTISEPTPIATLLSKPGDFVGQKVRVDGVITGVCEKRGCWMQVTDPESGQGVRIKVEDGVIVFPYESMGHRAAAEGTFEAVKLTPEQVAARAEAAKQAAAGAAAAAGEPCDKAEAPAAKAGCDAPVQNDTIYLLRGTGAVIQS; encoded by the coding sequence ATGAGGCGTACCGTTGGAGCACTCGTGGTCATGATCGCGGTGGTCGGGCTCGCCAGCGCCGGCGACATCCAGGGGACGATCTACGGCGCGGGCGTGACGATTTCAGAACCGACGCCGATCGCGACCCTGCTGTCCAAGCCCGGTGACTTCGTCGGTCAGAAGGTGAGGGTCGACGGTGTGATCACCGGCGTCTGCGAGAAGCGTGGCTGCTGGATGCAGGTGACCGACCCCGAGTCCGGGCAGGGCGTCCGCATCAAGGTCGAGGACGGGGTCATCGTCTTCCCGTACGAGTCGATGGGCCACCGCGCCGCGGCCGAGGGGACCTTCGAGGCCGTCAAGCTGACCCCCGAGCAGGTGGCGGCGCGCGCCGAGGCCGCGAAGCAGGCGGCTGCGGGCGCGGCGGCAGCGGCCGGCGAGCCGTGCGACAAGGCCGAGGCGCCGGCGGCGAAGGCGGGATGCGACGCCCCGGTCCAGAACGACACCATCTACCTGCTTCGCGGCACCGGGGCAGTGATCCAGTCGTGA
- a CDS encoding 4Fe-4S binding protein: MARRSSLPKVLPARRIIQWAAAAIVILIGVRFTQWVVPHLAGRWPTVERPPGVEAFLPIGGMMSARHLLETGVVDAIHPAGLAIFLGICLMSVVVAKSFCSHLCPVGLLSELLGRLGLRLVGRTLRAPRWLDLPLRSLKFLLLGFFAWAIWAAMDAQAVAAFLESPYNVVVDAKMWLFFADPSRLTVAVLGVLVVGSVFVRDLWCRYLCPYGALVGVLGLLAPLKVARDEATCTSCQACTRVCPAALPVHRLQRVASIECTSCQDCVVACPVKGCLAVRPPRPARSSWWLRPVAAALVAVAIYGSVVVGFRAAGHWQTRLTEAEYHVRLQEIDSPAYVHPGGSR, encoded by the coding sequence GTGGCACGGCGCAGCTCGCTCCCGAAGGTCCTCCCGGCCCGCCGCATCATCCAGTGGGCGGCGGCAGCCATCGTCATCCTGATCGGGGTCCGGTTCACGCAGTGGGTGGTGCCGCACCTCGCCGGCCGCTGGCCGACCGTCGAGCGGCCGCCGGGGGTCGAGGCGTTCCTGCCGATCGGCGGCATGATGTCGGCGCGCCACCTGCTCGAAACCGGGGTCGTCGACGCGATCCACCCCGCCGGCCTCGCGATTTTCCTCGGCATCTGCCTGATGTCGGTAGTGGTCGCCAAGTCGTTCTGCTCGCACCTGTGCCCGGTCGGGCTGCTGTCGGAGCTGCTGGGGCGGCTCGGCCTCCGGCTGGTCGGTCGCACCCTGCGCGCCCCGCGCTGGCTCGACCTGCCGCTGCGCTCGCTCAAGTTCCTGCTGCTCGGCTTCTTCGCGTGGGCGATCTGGGCCGCGATGGACGCGCAGGCGGTGGCGGCGTTTCTCGAGAGCCCGTACAACGTGGTGGTCGACGCCAAGATGTGGCTGTTCTTCGCCGATCCGTCGCGGCTGACGGTGGCGGTGCTCGGCGTGCTGGTGGTCGGCTCGGTCTTCGTGCGCGACCTGTGGTGCCGCTACCTGTGCCCGTACGGCGCGCTCGTGGGGGTCCTCGGCCTCCTCGCGCCGCTGAAGGTGGCTCGCGACGAGGCCACCTGCACCTCCTGCCAGGCCTGCACGCGGGTCTGCCCCGCGGCGCTGCCGGTGCACCGACTGCAGCGGGTGGCGTCGATCGAGTGCACGAGCTGCCAGGACTGCGTGGTCGCGTGCCCGGTCAAGGGCTGCCTCGCGGTGCGCCCGCCCCGGCCGGCACGGTCGAGCTGGTGGCTGCGGCCGGTGGCCGCGGCGCTGGTCGCGGTCGCGATCTACGGCTCGGTGGTGGTCGGCTTCCGGGCTGCCGGTCACTGGCAGACCCGGCTGACCGAGGCCGAGTACCACGTCCGGCTCCAGGAGATCGACTCGCCGGCCTACGTGCACCCGGGCGGGTCGCGTTGA
- a CDS encoding aconitate hydratase translates to MPAIETTPELVQKVYDTSRRRLEAVRKRLGRPLTLAEKVVFGHLADPEGEQLARGTAYIELQPDRVAMQDATAQMAVLQFMLSGRPTTAVPTTIHCDHLILARSGADADIKASIELNREVYDFLQSASARYGIGFWRPGSGIIHQVVFENYAFPGGMMIGTDSHTPNAGGLGMIAVGVGGADAVDVMAGFNWEVLQPKLVGVRLTGALKGWASPKDVILKLLGILTVKGGTNRIVEYFGPGAASISATGKGTITNMGAELGATTSIFPYDRRMKTYLDATRRARIATLAEANRDLLTADPEVEAAPDKFFDEIVEIDLDALEPHIVGPHSPDLARPVSRMASDVAANGYPDRLTSALIGSCTNSSYEDIARAADVAEQALAHGAAVRSPLLVTPGSEQIEATIGRDGQMATLAKLGATVLANACGPCIGQWKRDDIAAGEVNSIISSFNRNFAKRNDGNPQTNSFIGSPEIVVAYALAGRLSFNPLTDPIEDGKGGAFRLAPPKPAPEIPPDGFVFKAEGFVAPPADPSGLEVKVRDDSKRLQLLQPFPAWDGSDYEKLPVLLKARGKCTTDHISQAGPWLRFRGHLDNISDNMFLGAINAFAEEPGHGVDVETGETKSLPELARSYKQRGIRWIAVGDENYGEGSSREHAAMEPRHLAGVAVISRSFARIHETNLKKQGLLPLTFADPADYEKIHADDRISIVGLAALAPGKPLEAVIHHADGSEERIRLNHSFNAEQVGWFKAGSALNVLRTR, encoded by the coding sequence ATGCCGGCCATCGAAACCACCCCCGAGCTCGTCCAGAAGGTCTACGACACCAGCCGACGCCGCCTCGAGGCCGTGCGCAAGCGCCTCGGCCGGCCGCTGACCCTCGCCGAGAAGGTGGTCTTCGGCCACCTCGCCGACCCCGAGGGCGAGCAGCTCGCGCGCGGCACGGCGTACATAGAGCTCCAGCCCGACCGGGTCGCCATGCAGGACGCGACGGCGCAGATGGCGGTGCTGCAGTTCATGCTGTCCGGCCGGCCGACCACCGCGGTGCCGACGACGATCCACTGCGACCACCTGATCCTGGCCCGCTCCGGCGCCGATGCCGACATCAAGGCCTCGATCGAGCTCAACCGCGAGGTCTACGACTTCCTGCAGTCGGCGTCGGCGCGCTACGGCATCGGCTTCTGGAGGCCCGGCTCCGGCATCATCCACCAGGTCGTGTTCGAGAACTACGCCTTCCCGGGCGGCATGATGATCGGCACCGACTCGCACACCCCCAATGCCGGCGGCCTCGGCATGATCGCGGTCGGCGTCGGCGGCGCGGACGCGGTCGACGTCATGGCCGGCTTCAACTGGGAGGTGCTGCAGCCCAAGCTGGTCGGGGTGCGGCTGACCGGCGCCCTCAAGGGCTGGGCCTCGCCCAAGGACGTGATCCTCAAGCTCCTCGGCATCCTGACCGTCAAGGGCGGCACCAACCGGATCGTCGAGTACTTCGGGCCGGGCGCGGCCTCCATCTCGGCCACCGGCAAGGGGACCATCACCAACATGGGCGCCGAGCTCGGCGCGACGACCTCGATCTTCCCCTACGACCGCCGCATGAAGACCTACCTCGACGCCACCCGGCGGGCCCGCATCGCGACCCTGGCCGAGGCCAACCGCGACCTGCTGACCGCCGACCCCGAGGTCGAGGCGGCGCCGGACAAGTTCTTCGACGAGATCGTCGAGATCGACCTCGACGCGCTCGAGCCGCACATCGTCGGCCCGCACAGCCCGGACCTCGCGCGGCCGGTGTCGCGGATGGCCTCCGACGTCGCCGCCAACGGCTACCCGGACCGGCTGACGTCGGCCCTCATCGGCTCCTGCACCAACTCCTCGTACGAGGACATCGCCCGCGCCGCCGACGTCGCCGAGCAGGCGCTGGCGCACGGCGCGGCCGTCCGCTCGCCGCTGCTGGTGACCCCGGGCTCGGAGCAGATCGAGGCCACCATCGGCCGCGACGGCCAGATGGCGACGCTCGCGAAGCTCGGCGCGACCGTGCTCGCCAACGCCTGCGGGCCGTGCATCGGCCAGTGGAAGCGCGACGACATCGCCGCCGGCGAGGTCAACTCGATCATCTCGTCGTTCAACCGCAACTTCGCCAAGAGAAACGACGGCAACCCGCAGACCAACTCCTTCATCGGCAGCCCGGAGATCGTGGTCGCCTACGCGCTCGCCGGCCGGCTGTCGTTCAACCCGCTCACCGACCCGATCGAGGACGGCAAGGGCGGCGCCTTCCGGCTCGCGCCACCCAAGCCGGCGCCGGAGATCCCGCCCGATGGGTTCGTGTTCAAGGCCGAGGGCTTCGTCGCGCCGCCGGCCGACCCGAGCGGCCTCGAGGTCAAGGTCCGCGACGACTCCAAGCGGCTGCAGCTGCTGCAGCCCTTCCCGGCCTGGGACGGCAGCGACTACGAGAAGCTGCCGGTGCTGCTCAAGGCGCGCGGCAAGTGCACCACCGACCACATCTCGCAGGCCGGGCCGTGGCTGCGCTTCCGCGGCCACCTCGACAACATCTCGGACAACATGTTCCTGGGCGCGATCAACGCCTTCGCGGAGGAGCCCGGCCACGGCGTCGATGTCGAGACCGGAGAGACCAAGTCCCTGCCGGAGCTCGCTCGCTCCTACAAGCAGCGCGGCATCCGCTGGATCGCGGTCGGCGACGAGAACTACGGCGAGGGCTCGTCGCGCGAGCACGCCGCCATGGAGCCGCGCCACCTCGCCGGGGTGGCGGTGATCTCGCGCTCCTTCGCCCGGATCCACGAGACCAACTTGAAGAAGCAGGGCTTGCTGCCGCTGACCTTCGCCGACCCGGCGGACTACGAGAAGATCCACGCCGACGACCGGATCTCGATCGTCGGCCTGGCCGCGCTCGCGCCCGGCAAGCCGCTCGAGGCGGTGATCCACCACGCCGACGGCAGCGAGGAGCGCATCCGGCTCAACCACAGCTTCAACGCCGAGCAGGTCGGCTGGTTCAAGGCGGGCAGCGCGCTGAACGTGCTGCGGACGAGGTAG
- a CDS encoding Mut7-C RNAse domain-containing protein, with the protein MSGASYDGRVPTFLCDAMLGSLARWLRFFGYDTGFLGPEVADSEVAERARGEGRWLLTRDHELAAVGPRTLLVRSEDVESQLVEVFGRLGLAPRAGLEGSRCSGCNGELEPAERAELREQVPPYVLATAERFRRCPGCGRVYWPGTHTERIVRTMAAVVERLEAEGGPP; encoded by the coding sequence GTGAGCGGCGCGAGCTACGATGGGCGGGTGCCGACCTTCCTGTGCGACGCGATGCTCGGCTCGCTGGCGCGGTGGCTGCGCTTCTTCGGCTACGACACCGGCTTCCTGGGCCCCGAGGTCGCCGACAGCGAGGTCGCCGAGCGGGCGCGTGGCGAGGGCCGGTGGCTGCTCACCCGCGACCACGAGCTGGCCGCCGTCGGCCCGCGGACCCTGCTGGTGCGGTCGGAGGACGTGGAGTCACAGCTGGTCGAGGTGTTCGGCCGTCTCGGCCTCGCCCCGAGGGCAGGCCTCGAGGGCTCGCGGTGCAGCGGGTGCAACGGCGAGCTGGAGCCGGCGGAGCGGGCCGAGCTGCGGGAGCAGGTCCCGCCCTACGTGCTGGCGACGGCCGAGCGCTTCCGGCGGTGCCCCGGCTGCGGCCGCGTCTACTGGCCCGGCACCCACACCGAGCGCATCGTGCGGACCATGGCCGCGGTGGTGGAGAGGCTCGAAGCTGAGGGCGGACCGCCCTGA
- the rnc gene encoding ribonuclease III, with protein sequence MMGEGRDPLDELEELLGHRFADRDLLRQAVRHSSAASAAAAGSYQRLEFLGDAVLNHAMAEILYLAFPDRDQGELTRMRAHVAQSDSLATKAAELGIDRFVELGPSEEAALGWRRQALLEDVLEALVGALALDAGWQAALDFVSGLFGEELEDLDERTLALANPKTTLQEAAQGRGLPLPSYRQIAVSGPEHDRQWAFTVSWDGEEIARGEGRSKREAQQRAARRALVRLGLVPEEE encoded by the coding sequence ATGATGGGCGAGGGCCGCGACCCGCTGGATGAGCTCGAGGAGCTGCTCGGCCATCGGTTCGCGGACCGGGATCTGCTGCGCCAGGCGGTGCGCCACTCGTCCGCGGCGAGCGCCGCCGCCGCCGGCTCCTACCAGCGCCTGGAGTTCCTCGGCGACGCGGTCCTCAACCACGCGATGGCCGAGATCCTGTACCTCGCCTTCCCGGACCGCGATCAGGGCGAGCTGACGCGGATGCGGGCCCACGTCGCGCAGTCGGACTCGCTCGCGACCAAGGCCGCGGAGCTGGGGATCGATCGCTTCGTGGAGCTCGGGCCGAGCGAGGAGGCGGCGCTCGGCTGGCGGCGCCAGGCGCTGCTCGAGGACGTTCTCGAGGCGCTGGTCGGCGCGCTCGCGCTCGACGCCGGCTGGCAGGCGGCCCTCGACTTCGTGTCCGGGCTGTTCGGCGAGGAGCTCGAGGACCTGGACGAGCGCACTCTGGCACTGGCCAACCCCAAGACGACGCTGCAGGAGGCGGCGCAGGGCCGCGGCCTCCCGCTGCCGTCCTACCGCCAGATCGCGGTCTCGGGCCCCGAGCACGACCGGCAGTGGGCCTTCACCGTGAGCTGGGACGGCGAGGAGATCGCGCGCGGCGAGGGGCGGAGCAAGCGCGAGGCCCAGCAGCGCGCCGCCCGGCGAGCCCTGGTCCGGCTCGGGCTGGTCCCGGAGGAGGAGTGA